A single Ignavibacteriales bacterium DNA region contains:
- the nth gene encoding endonuclease III encodes MKENLKSKPESARLSRIIKILKQEYPEARIALDFQSPFQLLIATILSAQCTDERVNQVTPALFRKYPDPESFANADRAELEKDIFSTGFYHQKAKNIILCSREILDTYQGSVPNDMEQLIKLPGVGRKTASVVMGNGYGIPAIAVDTHCVRLSNLLGFVETKDAVKIEMRLRELAEPEDWIILSHLFAYHGRKTCIARRPDCQNCVISSLCPSAQK; translated from the coding sequence TTGAAAGAAAATTTGAAGTCTAAGCCTGAATCAGCCCGGCTTTCGAGAATTATTAAGATTCTTAAGCAGGAATATCCGGAAGCCAGGATAGCGTTAGATTTCCAGAGCCCCTTTCAGCTTCTGATTGCGACCATTCTTTCGGCTCAATGTACAGACGAAAGGGTTAATCAGGTTACTCCGGCACTTTTCAGGAAATACCCGGATCCTGAGAGTTTTGCAAATGCAGACCGCGCTGAACTGGAGAAGGATATCTTTTCAACAGGTTTTTACCATCAAAAGGCAAAGAATATAATCCTCTGCTCGAGGGAGATTTTGGATACCTATCAGGGTTCGGTTCCAAATGATATGGAACAATTGATTAAGCTGCCCGGCGTGGGTAGAAAAACAGCTTCTGTGGTCATGGGTAATGGTTATGGTATACCTGCAATTGCAGTTGATACTCATTGTGTCCGCCTTTCAAACCTGCTTGGATTTGTTGAAACAAAGGATGCGGTTAAAATTGAAATGCGGTTACGGGAGCTCGCCGAACCAGAGGATTGGATTATTCTCAGCCATCTTTTTGCATATCACGGACGAAAAACCTGCATTGCCCGGAGACCCGACTGCCAAAATTGTGTCATTTCTTCACTTTGCCCCTCTGCACAAAAGTAA
- a CDS encoding DUF72 domain-containing protein: protein MNWHIGTAGWSYKDWEGSIYPKSKKAGSDYLEYYAQLFSVVEVNATYYSYLNPDYALSWVKKTADNQEFVFTIKLHQDFTHKRHYSSQNVKSVRSLFDNLSGEGKLGGVLIQFPYSFVKNHDNARYVNDLDALFNEYRLFYEFRHKSWFCELPLLLTSGRQINVCSIDQPVIGEALPFNVQTVIRDGYVRLHGRNKPAWEESIKKFSQNLQMKDPNARYHYYYSPSEMQEIRLKIEKKAENATGDVFVIFNNHPFGYAPANALELKILLESLKPEIPMHIALNFPRLAGLIK, encoded by the coding sequence ATGAACTGGCATATTGGTACTGCAGGCTGGTCTTATAAAGATTGGGAGGGCAGTATTTACCCCAAAAGCAAAAAAGCCGGCAGCGATTACCTTGAGTATTATGCGCAGCTCTTTTCTGTTGTAGAGGTGAATGCAACCTATTATTCGTATTTGAATCCGGATTATGCTTTATCCTGGGTAAAAAAAACTGCGGACAATCAGGAATTTGTTTTCACCATCAAACTGCATCAGGATTTTACGCATAAACGCCATTACTCTAGTCAAAACGTTAAATCCGTCCGTTCGTTATTCGATAACTTGTCCGGAGAGGGAAAACTTGGCGGGGTGTTAATACAGTTTCCCTACTCTTTTGTAAAAAATCACGATAATGCCCGTTATGTTAACGATCTGGATGCTCTTTTTAATGAATACCGGCTTTTTTATGAGTTCAGGCACAAATCCTGGTTTTGCGAACTGCCATTATTATTAACCTCCGGGAGGCAGATTAATGTTTGCTCAATAGACCAGCCGGTAATAGGGGAGGCGCTTCCGTTCAACGTACAGACAGTGATACGTGACGGATATGTCAGGCTGCATGGAAGGAATAAACCTGCCTGGGAAGAATCTATCAAAAAATTCTCCCAGAATCTGCAAATGAAAGATCCAAATGCCAGGTATCATTACTATTACAGTCCGTCTGAAATGCAGGAAATCCGGCTAAAAATAGAAAAAAAGGCAGAAAACGCAACGGGAGATGTTTTTGTAATCTTTAATAACCACCCTTTCGGATATGCGCCGGCAAATGCGCTGGAATTAAAAATACTGCTGGAATCCTTAAAACCAGAGATTCCGATGCACATTGCCCTGAATTTTCCGCGGCTTGCCGGTTTAATAAAATAA
- the lexA gene encoding repressor LexA, which translates to MTKLLSPVQKKILDYLLWKKDKDGIPPTLAEIAEHFGYKNRSTVKQHLEALHKKKYIRKIDKINRGIEILKKDLFFKSYPLHGEVAAGDPILYYNNVLNTAELPSALRIPSDSFLLKVRGDSMKDAYIFNGDVLIVKPAQEVINGQLIVGVFEDSALVKKIFVLKDSIELHPENPDFKPIVIKEKDTAKFRLIGLVVGVYRTVAPPRQVS; encoded by the coding sequence ATGACAAAACTACTTAGTCCTGTTCAAAAGAAGATTCTGGATTATCTGTTATGGAAAAAAGATAAAGACGGAATCCCTCCTACGCTCGCAGAAATAGCTGAGCACTTTGGCTATAAAAACCGTTCAACGGTAAAGCAGCATCTTGAAGCCCTCCATAAAAAGAAGTATATCCGTAAAATTGATAAGATAAACAGGGGAATAGAGATTCTTAAGAAAGACCTTTTCTTTAAGAGTTATCCTCTGCATGGTGAAGTTGCCGCCGGCGATCCGATTCTCTATTATAACAACGTGTTAAATACTGCAGAACTGCCTTCTGCTCTGAGAATTCCATCCGACTCCTTCCTTTTGAAGGTGAGGGGTGACAGTATGAAGGATGCATACATCTTTAACGGAGACGTTTTAATAGTGAAACCTGCTCAGGAGGTTATAAATGGTCAGCTCATTGTCGGGGTGTTTGAGGATTCCGCTTTAGTAAAGAAAATATTTGTGCTCAAAGATTCCATTGAACTTCACCCTGAAAACCCTGATTTTAAGCCAATTGTCATAAAAGAAAAAGATACAGCAAAATTTCGGCTTATCGGACTGGTAGTCGGGGTATACCGCACCGTTGCCCCTCCGCGGCAGGTGTCATGA
- the xth gene encoding exodeoxyribonuclease III, with translation MKLLCWNVNGIRAIQKKGFIEWMKKENPDILCLQETKASPEQLSDELLNIEGYTSYFSSSIVKKGYSGVAIYTKKKPVRVEHGYGIPEFDDEGRIIIAHYKDFILINNYYPNGKKNAERLKYKLDFYDAFLDYAQKLTSEGKKLVICGDFNTAHKAIDLERPKENEKVSGFLPEERAWMDKFTEAGYTDTFRMFNNEGKNYTWWDQVTRSRERNVGWRIDYFFVSNNFRKKVKSAWIMPEVMGSDHCPVGIEI, from the coding sequence ATGAAATTACTCTGCTGGAACGTTAATGGAATCAGGGCGATCCAAAAAAAAGGTTTTATCGAATGGATGAAAAAAGAGAATCCGGATATCCTCTGCCTCCAGGAAACCAAAGCATCACCTGAACAGCTTTCCGATGAACTTCTGAACATTGAGGGATACACGTCATATTTTTCCTCTTCCATTGTTAAGAAAGGATACAGCGGAGTAGCTATATATACAAAAAAGAAACCCGTCAGGGTGGAACATGGATACGGCATTCCTGAATTTGATGACGAGGGAAGAATCATTATTGCTCACTATAAAGATTTCATTCTTATAAACAACTATTACCCTAACGGGAAAAAGAATGCTGAACGGCTAAAATATAAACTCGATTTCTATGATGCATTTCTGGATTATGCCCAAAAGCTGACATCTGAAGGAAAAAAACTCGTCATTTGCGGCGATTTTAATACCGCACACAAAGCAATTGACCTGGAACGCCCGAAAGAAAACGAAAAAGTTTCCGGGTTCCTTCCCGAAGAGAGGGCGTGGATGGATAAATTCACTGAAGCAGGATACACTGATACCTTCAGGATGTTTAATAATGAAGGCAAAAACTATACCTGGTGGGATCAGGTGACACGTTCGAGGGAAAGAAATGTAGGCTGGAGAATTGACTACTTTTTTGTGAGTAACAACTTTAGGAAAAAAGTTAAGTCTGCCTGGATTATGCCGGAAGTTATGGGATCAGACCATTGTCCGGTCGGAATTGAAATATAG
- a CDS encoding (2Fe-2S) ferredoxin domain-containing protein, with the protein MRFKKHIFICENKRPDGHPRGCCASKGSPEIKEYLKNRLKEEGMLSEYRSNTAGCLDACEYGPAMVVYPEQIWYGAVTKADVDEIIESHLKGGTPVERLRIKDSRFERKFEV; encoded by the coding sequence ATGCGCTTTAAAAAACATATTTTTATTTGTGAAAATAAGAGGCCTGATGGACATCCCAGAGGCTGCTGTGCTTCAAAGGGTTCTCCTGAAATTAAGGAATACCTCAAAAACCGCCTTAAAGAAGAGGGAATGCTCTCTGAATACCGTTCAAATACAGCTGGTTGTCTTGATGCCTGTGAATATGGTCCTGCAATGGTGGTTTATCCCGAACAAATCTGGTACGGGGCAGTTACTAAAGCTGACGTGGATGAGATTATTGAATCACATCTTAAGGGTGGCACGCCTGTTGAAAGGCTGAGAATAAAAGACAGCCGTTTTGAAAGAAAATTTGAAGTCTAA
- the porU gene encoding type IX secretion system sortase PorU: protein MALKSLFFLFTLSTLTLIASDVRVLQTGKDFLIIEYTPRYTDTSFSPLNPEMRDIRFLNMSVLNPMEFGIYPVSFRKLLIGLPSNQNPVAEILSTEFISLGGKLLPVPRTIKTDGRLSFEYAEAPAEILSAQPGFPKDQIVSLGETTTLRDLNVQELFVYPVGRGPQGNIKLLKRLVLRITFRGVPSQLKEGYTDDLLDGVIINYQQAVSWMDKPMRFNKVLTPSVFATGKWVKFTVPQEGIYRITRSSLASYGIDASTVDPRTIKIYNNGGKVLPESNAADSPVDPQEIAIQIVGESDGKFDEGDYILFYARSVNFWEYNSQQKKYIRNIQPYTDNNFYFITSGGTPGKRMLSVSGADLPGAIPVTTSKAFKHLDEYKINIGKSGRNFMGDEFSEYAKTRTYMNRLEGYIPGSQIRYRYRFANSFSGGVRFQISESNQIFVDKIISGYGNSQYTFAQADTGNVLFSGSIQDGRSVLKFSYDSPGASAKGYLDFFEIHYDRSLSATDTDEILFFSPETPGTYEYQLNNFSTSAISVYDVSDFSDVRILTHPSYPSGGDFRFSSTVEPGVRKKYLAIHESRILTPQVTGEIKNQDLKSYSEGVRFIIITPDEFREQAERLSEYRANGSRFPITSKVFDVNEIFTEFGCGIRDISAIRNFIRYAMQNWSVKPEFVLLFGDGDYDYKNIEKANVNFIPPFQTEESFDEVGSYNADDYFGTTSPTSSYLQIPVGRIPVQNLKEAKNAVDKIIAYEKNDEQTLWRNLITLVADDGLTSTGNEGSLHTGQSETLSTLIPQSFDIKKIYLASYPTVLSSFGRRKPAVNDAIVNAVNEGTLILNYIGHGSPELWAHEQVFVKDVTIPQMVNKDFFFVTAATCDFGYFDKTNAQSSAEVLLHKENSGAIGVFTASRPVYSFFNAALNEKFFTGLLNPGRDNQGVPVTVGKAYFAAKSSSTIDNDRKFHLLGDPSLRLHIPVLTGSIDSVNSQSTASVVQIDALNSVRVKGTIKNFNGTPNTSFNGEGILTVYDSDRFAPIPEFGSNYTIRQQGGVIFKGKVSVVSGSFQASFVVPKDISYETRNGKVVLYFYDDDLDGLAFTKNIVVGGGGSPIPNDGQGPEVEIYFDSFENISGSLVRPNSTLLLKLSDETGINTTGLGLGHKMEATLNDNEAASIDLSEYFTGDLDSGGKTGIVQFPMNGMQQGKYKIQVSAWDVFNNNTREISYFEVGSESGTDVTEVYNYPNPFSSGTYFTLQHNYPEPVRVKIRVFTVAGRQVYSDEQVNLSDRFVRIPWDGRDNDGNLLANGTYLYKIIVSGMSGNGSREFLSKLSILK from the coding sequence ATGGCACTCAAAAGTCTATTTTTTCTGTTTACCCTCAGCACTCTTACACTGATTGCTTCCGATGTACGGGTACTCCAGACCGGGAAAGATTTCCTCATTATTGAGTACACTCCCAGATACACAGACACCTCTTTCAGTCCTCTTAACCCTGAAATGCGTGACATCCGCTTTTTGAACATGTCTGTCCTCAACCCCATGGAGTTCGGAATATATCCGGTCAGTTTCAGGAAATTACTTATCGGACTTCCCTCAAATCAAAATCCTGTAGCAGAAATCCTTAGTACCGAATTCATTTCTCTGGGAGGTAAATTATTACCAGTTCCTCGCACTATTAAAACTGATGGGAGGTTAAGCTTTGAATATGCAGAGGCCCCGGCTGAAATTCTGAGCGCACAGCCTGGATTCCCAAAGGATCAGATTGTCAGTCTCGGGGAAACCACTACACTGCGGGATTTGAATGTTCAGGAATTATTCGTTTATCCGGTTGGCAGGGGACCTCAAGGAAATATAAAACTTTTGAAGCGGCTTGTTCTCAGAATTACGTTCAGAGGAGTTCCTTCTCAATTAAAAGAAGGGTATACTGATGATCTCCTGGATGGGGTAATTATTAATTATCAGCAGGCGGTTTCATGGATGGATAAACCTATGCGGTTTAACAAAGTACTCACTCCTTCCGTTTTTGCAACAGGGAAGTGGGTTAAATTTACGGTACCGCAGGAAGGAATCTACCGGATAACCAGATCATCACTTGCTTCCTATGGCATTGATGCATCAACGGTAGATCCCCGTACTATTAAGATTTATAACAATGGCGGCAAAGTGCTTCCTGAATCAAATGCAGCCGATAGTCCGGTTGATCCTCAGGAAATAGCGATACAGATTGTCGGAGAATCTGACGGAAAATTTGATGAAGGGGATTATATACTTTTTTACGCAAGGTCAGTTAATTTTTGGGAGTATAATAGTCAGCAAAAGAAATACATAAGGAATATACAGCCGTATACTGATAATAATTTTTATTTCATCACTTCAGGCGGCACACCCGGTAAACGCATGCTGAGTGTTTCCGGCGCTGATTTGCCCGGTGCCATTCCGGTGACAACTTCGAAAGCTTTCAAACACCTTGATGAATATAAAATCAATATTGGTAAAAGCGGTAGGAATTTTATGGGGGATGAGTTCAGCGAATATGCTAAAACCAGAACCTATATGAACCGCCTGGAAGGTTATATACCCGGTTCTCAGATTCGTTACCGTTACCGTTTTGCGAACTCATTTTCCGGAGGAGTACGGTTTCAGATTAGTGAAAGTAATCAAATTTTTGTAGACAAAATTATTTCAGGCTATGGTAACAGCCAATATACCTTTGCACAAGCTGATACGGGTAATGTTCTGTTTTCCGGTTCTATTCAGGATGGCCGTAGTGTACTTAAATTTTCTTATGATTCTCCCGGCGCCTCAGCTAAAGGATATTTAGACTTTTTTGAGATACATTATGACCGGTCATTAAGTGCAACTGATACTGATGAAATATTGTTTTTTTCACCGGAAACACCGGGTACCTATGAGTATCAATTAAATAACTTTTCGACTTCCGCGATATCCGTATATGATGTTTCTGATTTTTCAGACGTACGCATTCTTACGCACCCATCATATCCGTCAGGCGGTGATTTCAGGTTTTCATCAACGGTAGAACCGGGTGTTAGAAAAAAATACCTTGCAATACATGAGTCACGAATTTTAACTCCGCAGGTAACCGGCGAAATAAAAAATCAGGATCTTAAGTCATATTCAGAAGGTGTCCGGTTTATTATCATCACACCAGATGAATTCAGAGAGCAGGCAGAACGGTTAAGTGAGTATCGTGCAAATGGTTCGCGCTTTCCCATTACTTCGAAAGTATTCGATGTAAATGAAATATTTACTGAGTTTGGATGCGGAATAAGGGATATTTCAGCAATCAGAAATTTTATCCGGTATGCCATGCAAAATTGGTCAGTAAAACCTGAATTTGTACTATTATTTGGTGACGGTGATTATGACTATAAGAATATTGAAAAAGCGAATGTGAATTTTATTCCGCCTTTCCAGACGGAAGAATCGTTTGATGAAGTAGGTTCATATAATGCTGATGATTACTTCGGGACTACTTCTCCCACATCTTCCTATCTTCAGATACCTGTTGGCAGAATTCCGGTTCAGAATCTGAAAGAAGCCAAAAATGCTGTTGATAAAATAATTGCCTATGAGAAAAATGATGAACAGACTCTCTGGCGAAATCTTATAACACTGGTTGCCGATGACGGTCTTACTTCAACAGGCAACGAAGGTTCACTGCACACGGGTCAGTCGGAAACTCTTTCTACACTGATTCCTCAGTCCTTTGATATAAAGAAGATATATCTTGCAAGTTATCCCACTGTTCTGTCAAGTTTCGGGAGAAGGAAGCCTGCGGTTAATGATGCAATAGTAAACGCCGTTAACGAAGGTACCCTCATTTTGAATTATATCGGACATGGCAGTCCTGAACTATGGGCGCATGAGCAGGTTTTTGTAAAAGATGTAACTATTCCCCAGATGGTTAACAAAGATTTTTTCTTTGTAACCGCGGCTACTTGTGATTTTGGATATTTTGATAAAACCAATGCTCAGAGTTCAGCCGAAGTGCTGCTTCATAAGGAAAATTCAGGAGCAATCGGAGTATTTACTGCATCACGCCCCGTGTATTCGTTTTTTAATGCTGCGCTTAATGAGAAATTTTTTACCGGACTCCTCAATCCCGGACGGGACAATCAGGGAGTGCCTGTTACAGTCGGTAAGGCATACTTTGCAGCCAAATCATCATCCACGATTGATAACGACCGGAAATTTCACCTGCTTGGAGATCCTTCTTTACGATTGCACATACCGGTCCTGACGGGAAGCATTGACTCAGTAAATTCCCAATCCACTGCTTCAGTTGTCCAGATAGATGCATTGAATAGTGTACGAGTCAAAGGCACTATTAAGAATTTCAACGGAACTCCGAATACATCCTTTAACGGGGAAGGTATTTTAACCGTTTATGACTCCGACCGTTTTGCTCCAATTCCGGAATTCGGAAGCAATTATACCATTCGTCAGCAGGGGGGGGTAATATTTAAGGGTAAGGTTTCTGTGGTTAGCGGAAGTTTTCAGGCATCATTTGTTGTTCCGAAGGATATCTCCTACGAAACCAGAAACGGAAAGGTTGTCCTTTATTTTTATGATGATGATTTAGACGGTCTTGCATTTACAAAAAACATCGTCGTTGGCGGGGGAGGCAGCCCAATTCCTAACGATGGGCAGGGTCCGGAGGTTGAGATTTATTTTGATTCATTTGAAAATATTTCAGGTAGTCTCGTCCGGCCCAATTCAACTTTATTGCTTAAACTTTCAGATGAAACAGGAATCAATACTACCGGTCTGGGGCTCGGTCATAAAATGGAAGCTACTCTGAATGATAATGAGGCCGCTTCCATAGACCTTTCCGAATATTTTACTGGTGACCTGGATTCCGGGGGCAAAACAGGTATTGTCCAGTTCCCGATGAACGGTATGCAGCAGGGGAAATACAAAATTCAGGTATCTGCGTGGGATGTTTTTAACAACAACACACGGGAAATCTCATACTTTGAGGTTGGTTCTGAATCAGGAACCGATGTTACGGAAGTCTATAATTATCCGAATCCCTTCAGTTCTGGTACCTATTTCACTCTGCAGCATAATTATCCGGAGCCGGTTCGCGTAAAGATCCGTGTCTTTACCGTTGCGGGACGTCAGGTTTATTCTGATGAACAGGTTAATCTTTCTGACCGTTTTGTCCGCATCCCCTGGGATGGCCGGGATAACGATGGAAATTTACTGGCAAATGGTACGTATCTTTATAAAATTATAGTTTCCGGAATGAGCGGAAACGGCAGCCGCGAGTTTTTAAGCAAATTATCAATCCTTAAATAG
- a CDS encoding T9SS type A sorting domain-containing protein: MRILRLLIIMAIALPLHAQILLEENFDYPAGDSLRAHGWNITGTSTLNTVLVSNAGLTYPGYPLNSGNSAVLQTTGQDVNRGFLNNDSVTSGSVYASFLVNISAAQTAGDYFFHFGIATDNSSIFLGRVFAKLDNGNVAFGLSKSSTNATVLPVYTTTTYPLNTTHLIVLKYTFFPEATDDSVYLFINPVLNSSEPLPNLAHSTLTTGSDPLVLKTVCLRQGSSANAANLILDGIKVSRSWSMIVPVELTSFTASAKGRSVTLNWTTASEINNKGFYVEFAKKGSEFREALFIEGKGSTTEKNDYSAVIPNLSYGRYEFRLRQVDFDGTITYSPVVEATILTTGSFVLDQNYPNPFNPSTTITFQLPEDADVSLKLYNVMGQEIKTVLNKRMTAGSHSIALDADDLSAGVYLYQLKAGSYTSTKKLTLVK, translated from the coding sequence ATGAGAATTTTAAGACTTTTAATAATTATGGCCATAGCATTGCCACTGCACGCACAGATTTTACTTGAAGAGAATTTTGATTATCCCGCCGGAGACTCACTCAGAGCACATGGCTGGAATATCACCGGAACCTCAACATTAAATACTGTCCTTGTTTCAAACGCAGGACTTACATATCCCGGATATCCACTCAATTCCGGTAATAGTGCTGTTCTGCAGACAACAGGTCAGGATGTAAACCGGGGTTTCCTGAATAATGATTCGGTTACCTCAGGCAGTGTTTATGCTTCCTTTTTGGTAAATATATCAGCGGCCCAGACAGCGGGAGACTATTTCTTCCACTTTGGCATAGCAACCGATAATTCATCAATCTTTCTGGGAAGAGTATTTGCAAAACTTGATAACGGAAATGTTGCTTTTGGGCTTTCTAAATCATCCACAAATGCAACCGTACTTCCGGTATATACAACCACCACGTATCCGCTGAATACTACACATCTGATTGTACTTAAGTACACATTCTTCCCGGAAGCCACGGATGATTCAGTATATCTTTTTATTAACCCTGTGTTAAATTCATCAGAGCCCCTGCCGAATCTGGCGCATAGTACTCTTACTACTGGCAGTGATCCTTTGGTACTTAAGACTGTATGCCTCAGACAAGGATCCTCAGCGAATGCAGCTAATCTGATTCTTGACGGAATAAAAGTCTCCAGATCATGGAGCATGATTGTGCCCGTTGAACTTACTTCATTTACTGCCTCAGCTAAAGGCAGATCGGTTACTCTTAACTGGACAACAGCATCTGAAATAAATAATAAGGGATTCTATGTTGAGTTTGCGAAAAAAGGATCCGAATTCAGAGAGGCGCTCTTCATTGAAGGTAAAGGTTCAACCACTGAAAAAAATGATTATTCTGCCGTGATACCGAATCTCAGTTATGGCAGATATGAGTTCAGACTCCGCCAGGTAGATTTTGACGGTACCATTACTTATTCACCTGTGGTAGAAGCAACGATTCTTACTACCGGAAGTTTTGTGCTTGATCAGAACTACCCGAATCCTTTTAATCCTTCAACAACCATTACTTTCCAGCTTCCTGAAGATGCTGATGTTTCCCTCAAACTTTATAATGTAATGGGTCAGGAAATTAAAACAGTATTGAACAAAAGAATGACAGCCGGCTCACACAGCATCGCGCTTGATGCTGACGACCTTTCAGCTGGTGTATATCTTTATCAGTTAAAAGCAGGTTCTTATACCTCAACAAAAAAGCTTACCTTGGTTAAGTAA
- a CDS encoding T9SS type A sorting domain-containing protein, which translates to MRYFAVQKYSNTMLRKIILLVFIISSSIFPQWMFEEGPGQTYIFDVQVYDNKLYVVTDSVLFVKSDEIWKRISLNGHPAQSLYSVFVQNDIILLGTSNNGVFISRNAGETWSHFANGLPDNALTVSGFATLGDYLYISTVGGGVYRSALSQLTAWTGYNEGILSGLDFNINGIYSENGRIFISAGGNGYVYYRDHGADSWMPRFVASILPEITLFPEFVSVDGSLYVAGSAGLYKSLDRGETWVKVEGLNGSFNPLLIKAGGQVIYSPLKLTSTAMLYRIENGLTSPQPLFEAPVFADGNGVYYSGKIYQPTAAGLYSKMYDVTSGEPVVSPSQFQLSSVYPNPFNSTGTVNVSIELPGEYLFEIISVTGEVLNSTTHFSEGKQYFQYRIDGKNLSSGTYFLRVSGLQESLLQKFIILK; encoded by the coding sequence ATGCGTTATTTTGCAGTTCAAAAATATTCGAATACCATGCTCAGGAAAATTATACTATTAGTCTTTATTATATCTTCTTCAATCTTTCCGCAATGGATGTTCGAAGAAGGTCCGGGACAGACATACATATTTGATGTTCAGGTATATGATAACAAGCTCTATGTTGTTACTGACTCAGTATTATTCGTGAAGTCTGATGAAATATGGAAACGAATTTCTCTCAATGGTCATCCTGCACAGTCCTTGTATTCCGTCTTTGTTCAGAATGATATTATTCTCTTAGGAACCTCCAATAATGGTGTCTTCATCAGCAGAAATGCGGGTGAAACATGGTCACACTTCGCAAACGGGCTTCCTGATAATGCGTTAACGGTTTCAGGATTTGCAACCCTTGGTGATTACCTGTATATTTCCACTGTAGGCGGAGGAGTCTACAGATCTGCCCTTTCTCAGCTGACTGCATGGACCGGATATAATGAGGGAATACTATCAGGTCTGGACTTTAATATTAACGGAATTTATTCTGAAAATGGGAGGATCTTTATTTCAGCCGGGGGAAACGGATATGTCTATTACAGGGATCATGGTGCTGACTCATGGATGCCGAGATTTGTAGCGTCAATTCTCCCTGAGATTACATTGTTTCCGGAGTTTGTTTCAGTGGACGGCAGTCTTTATGTTGCCGGTTCAGCTGGTCTTTATAAGAGTCTGGATAGGGGAGAAACCTGGGTGAAAGTTGAAGGTTTAAATGGCAGTTTTAATCCGCTTCTAATTAAAGCCGGCGGGCAGGTAATTTATTCTCCATTAAAACTCACCTCGACTGCAATGCTCTACCGTATTGAGAATGGTTTAACATCTCCTCAGCCTCTTTTTGAGGCGCCTGTATTCGCTGATGGTAATGGAGTTTATTACTCAGGGAAAATTTATCAGCCGACGGCAGCAGGTCTTTATTCGAAAATGTATGATGTTACATCCGGTGAACCGGTTGTCAGTCCCTCGCAATTTCAACTTTCATCCGTGTATCCAAATCCTTTTAACAGCACAGGAACTGTAAACGTCAGTATTGAACTGCCGGGGGAATATCTATTCGAGATTATTTCGGTTACAGGGGAGGTACTTAATTCAACCACTCATTTTTCTGAAGGGAAGCAATATTTTCAGTACAGAATTGATGGAAAGAACTTGTCATCTGGAACATATTTTCTGAGGGTGAGCGGTTTACAGGAATCGCTGTTACAAAAATTCATTATTCTGAAGTGA